A genomic stretch from Geothermobacter hydrogeniphilus includes:
- the lepA gene encoding translation elongation factor 4, with translation MNQKYIRNFSIIAHIDHGKSTLADRLLEATGALSDREKTDQFLDKMELERERGITIKAQAVRLTYRADDGHDYIFNLIDTPGHVDFSYEVSRSLAACEGATLVVDASQGVEAQTLANVYLAIDEDLEVFPVLNKIDLPSAEPERVCEEIEDIIGLDTSDAVLASAKEGRGIKEFLEAVVAKIPPPQGDPDAPLKALIFDSWYDSYQGVVSLVRVFDGTLKKGDRIRLMATGSNYEVLKVGAFSPFPVELPQLAAGEVGFVIAGIKNIQDAKVGDTITHDLRRAETPLEGFQEVKPMVFSGLYPIDNGEYDLLRDAMEKLRLNDSSFSFEPENSMALGFGFRCGFLGLLHMEIIQERLEREFGVDLITTAPTVVYQVTSTKGERFAVESANKLPDVQYIEKIEEPFILASIHVPNEFVGAVLALCEEKRGIQREIKYLTANRVMVIYELPLNEIVLDFFDRLKSITRGYASLDYEALDYRESALVRLNILINGEPVDALSLIVHRDKAQYRGRELVARMKEFIPRQQYEVALQAAIGNKVIARETVKALRKDVTAKCYGGDISRKRKLLEKQKEGKKRMKQVGSVELPQEAFLAILKVKEQK, from the coding sequence ATGAATCAAAAATATATACGTAATTTTTCCATTATCGCCCATATCGACCACGGCAAATCGACCCTTGCCGACCGCCTGCTCGAAGCCACGGGAGCCTTGTCGGACCGCGAAAAAACCGATCAGTTTCTCGACAAGATGGAACTGGAACGGGAACGCGGTATCACCATAAAGGCCCAGGCGGTGCGTCTCACCTATCGTGCCGATGACGGGCATGACTACATTTTCAACCTGATCGACACCCCGGGACATGTTGATTTTTCCTACGAGGTCAGCCGTTCGCTGGCGGCCTGCGAAGGGGCAACACTGGTGGTTGACGCGTCCCAGGGCGTCGAAGCGCAGACCCTGGCCAATGTCTACCTGGCCATCGATGAGGATCTTGAGGTCTTTCCGGTGCTCAACAAGATCGATCTGCCCAGTGCCGAACCGGAGCGGGTCTGTGAAGAGATCGAGGACATTATCGGCCTCGATACTTCGGACGCGGTACTGGCAAGCGCCAAGGAGGGCCGGGGGATCAAGGAATTTCTTGAAGCGGTCGTAGCCAAGATTCCACCGCCGCAGGGTGACCCGGACGCACCGCTCAAGGCCCTTATTTTCGATTCCTGGTACGACTCCTACCAGGGAGTCGTCTCCCTGGTCCGAGTCTTCGATGGCACGCTCAAAAAGGGTGACAGAATTCGGCTGATGGCAACCGGCAGCAACTACGAAGTTCTCAAGGTCGGTGCGTTTTCACCCTTTCCGGTTGAATTGCCGCAGCTCGCCGCCGGTGAGGTTGGTTTCGTCATCGCCGGCATCAAGAATATCCAGGATGCCAAGGTCGGGGACACCATCACCCATGATCTGCGCCGGGCGGAGACACCGCTGGAAGGTTTTCAGGAAGTCAAACCGATGGTCTTTTCGGGGCTCTACCCGATCGACAACGGTGAATATGATCTGCTGCGCGACGCCATGGAAAAACTGCGGTTGAATGATTCGTCCTTCAGCTTCGAACCGGAAAACTCGATGGCACTCGGCTTCGGTTTTCGCTGCGGTTTTCTCGGCCTGCTGCACATGGAGATCATTCAGGAGCGGCTGGAACGGGAATTCGGCGTCGACCTGATCACCACCGCGCCGACAGTCGTCTATCAGGTCACCTCGACCAAGGGTGAGCGGTTCGCGGTGGAAAGCGCCAACAAACTGCCCGACGTGCAGTATATCGAGAAGATCGAGGAACCGTTCATTCTCGCTTCGATTCATGTTCCCAACGAGTTCGTCGGCGCGGTGCTGGCTCTCTGTGAAGAAAAACGCGGCATTCAGCGCGAAATCAAGTACCTGACCGCCAACCGGGTGATGGTGATTTACGAATTGCCGTTGAATGAAATCGTCCTCGATTTCTTCGATCGCCTCAAGTCAATCACCCGCGGTTATGCCTCGCTCGACTATGAAGCTCTCGACTACCGTGAAAGCGCCCTGGTGCGTCTGAATATTCTTATCAACGGAGAACCGGTCGACGCCCTGTCGTTGATCGTACACCGTGACAAGGCACAGTACCGGGGCCGGGAACTGGTCGCCAGGATGAAGGAATTCATCCCCCGGCAGCAGTACGAGGTCGCACTGCAGGCAGCCATCGGCAACAAGGTCATTGCCCGTGAGACGGTCAAGGCACTGCGCAAGGATGTTACCGCCAAATGTTATGGGGGCGACATCAGCCGTAAACGGAAACTGCTCGAAAAGCAGAAAGAGGGCAAGAAACGCATGAAGCAGGTCGGCAGTGTGGAGTTGCCGCAGGAAGCCTTCCTGGCCATTCTCAAGGTAAAGGAACAGAAATGA
- the lepB gene encoding signal peptidase I, with product MIFGRKKSIPSELTKKPWWREYGEALLVAAILALIIRTFIVQAFKIPSGSMEDTLLIGDHLLVNKFIYGLPIPFTNKHFLAIRHPQRGDVIVFEFPEDADKPYFERRDFIKRVIGTPGDKVEVRNKRVYINGKLYAIEQERHKESSVVGPQYGPRDNMRPVEVPPGSYFVMGDNRDRSYDSRFWGFVPEGNIKGLAFIKYWSWDSKKHWPRFNRIGRLIE from the coding sequence ATGATATTCGGCCGCAAAAAATCGATTCCTTCCGAGTTGACAAAAAAACCCTGGTGGCGCGAGTACGGCGAAGCGTTGCTGGTGGCGGCAATTCTCGCCCTGATCATACGAACGTTCATCGTACAGGCCTTCAAGATCCCGTCCGGATCGATGGAGGACACCCTGCTGATCGGTGACCACCTGCTGGTCAACAAGTTCATCTACGGCCTGCCGATTCCTTTTACCAACAAGCATTTTCTTGCCATTCGGCACCCGCAGCGCGGCGATGTCATCGTTTTTGAGTTTCCTGAAGATGCCGACAAACCCTATTTCGAAAGACGCGATTTCATCAAACGCGTGATCGGTACTCCCGGCGACAAGGTCGAGGTGCGCAACAAGCGGGTCTACATCAATGGGAAACTCTACGCCATCGAACAGGAGCGCCACAAGGAATCAAGTGTGGTCGGTCCGCAATATGGTCCACGCGACAACATGCGGCCGGTCGAGGTGCCGCCCGGCAGCTATTTTGTCATGGGGGACAACCGCGATCGCTCCTATGACAGCCGCTTCTGGGGGTTCGTCCCCGAAGGCAATATCAAGGGACTGGCCTTTATCAAGTACTGGTCCTGGGATTCGAAAAAACACTGGCCGCGCTTCAACCGCATCGGACGCCTGATCGAGTGA
- the pyrR gene encoding bifunctional pyr operon transcriptional regulator/uracil phosphoribosyltransferase PyrR, translating into MPEVTTVILNQAGINRALTRIAHEILEHNKGTEDLVLIGIRSGGDHLAGVLADRIAAIEGEKPPLGAIDITMYRDDLDSRGSLPLGRTEVPFDVDGRKIVLVDDVLYTGRTIRAAMDALIDLGRPRNIQLAVLIDRGHRELPIRPDYVGRNVPTSREEDVAVDFDAERHPCEVRLIKP; encoded by the coding sequence ATGCCTGAAGTGACAACCGTTATTCTCAATCAGGCGGGCATCAACCGGGCCCTGACGCGGATTGCTCATGAAATCCTCGAACACAACAAGGGCACCGAAGATCTGGTCCTGATCGGTATCCGCAGCGGCGGCGACCACCTCGCCGGTGTCCTGGCCGACCGCATCGCCGCCATCGAGGGGGAAAAACCGCCGCTCGGGGCGATCGACATCACCATGTATCGTGATGATCTCGACAGTCGCGGCAGTCTGCCGCTCGGCAGGACCGAGGTCCCCTTTGACGTCGACGGCAGAAAGATCGTCCTGGTTGACGATGTCCTCTATACCGGTCGCACCATCCGGGCCGCCATGGATGCGCTGATCGACCTCGGCCGGCCGCGCAACATCCAGCTTGCGGTGCTCATCGACCGCGGTCATCGCGAACTGCCGATTCGTCCCGATTACGTCGGTCGCAACGTGCCGACCTCGCGGGAAGAGGATGTCGCCGTCGACTTCGACGCCGAACGTCACCCCTGCGAAGTCCGTCTTATCAAACCCTAG
- a CDS encoding aspartate carbamoyltransferase catalytic subunit, whose product MSFGHKHILGIEHLSREDIFQILDTAAGFKEINTRAIKKVPTLRGRTIINLFFEASTRTRTSFEIAGKRLSADTVNISASSSSVVKGETLEDTARNIEAMHPDIIVMRHGASGAPHYLAERLNCAIVNAGDGAHEHPSQALLDLFTIREKKGSLEGLKVAIVGDIAHSRVARSNLYALTRVGAEVRLAGPGTMVPPGIEKLGAEVHHDINDAIRDADVVMMLRIQLERQGKTLLPSLREFSRFYGLNQDNLKLARPDALVMHPGPMNRGVEIASSVADGPQNVILDQVENGVAVRMALLYLVAGGEAAEES is encoded by the coding sequence ATGTCATTCGGACACAAACATATCCTCGGCATCGAGCACCTCTCCAGGGAGGATATTTTCCAGATTCTCGATACCGCCGCAGGCTTCAAGGAAATCAATACCCGCGCTATCAAGAAGGTTCCGACCTTGAGAGGCAGGACCATCATCAACCTCTTTTTCGAGGCCAGCACTCGCACCCGCACGTCGTTTGAAATCGCCGGCAAACGTCTCTCCGCCGATACGGTCAATATTTCGGCGTCATCCTCTTCGGTCGTCAAGGGCGAAACTCTCGAAGACACCGCGCGTAACATCGAGGCCATGCATCCGGACATCATCGTCATGCGTCACGGCGCCTCAGGTGCCCCGCACTACCTGGCCGAACGTCTTAATTGCGCCATTGTCAATGCCGGCGACGGAGCTCACGAACACCCCAGTCAGGCGTTGCTCGACCTTTTCACCATCCGTGAAAAGAAGGGTTCTCTTGAGGGGTTGAAGGTTGCCATTGTCGGTGATATCGCCCACAGCCGGGTCGCGCGCTCCAACCTCTACGCCCTGACCCGGGTCGGGGCTGAAGTCCGACTGGCCGGACCCGGCACCATGGTGCCGCCCGGTATCGAAAAACTCGGGGCCGAAGTTCACCATGACATCAACGACGCGATTCGTGATGCCGACGTGGTGATGATGCTGCGCATCCAGCTCGAACGCCAGGGCAAAACCCTGTTGCCGAGCCTGCGTGAATTCAGCCGCTTCTACGGCCTGAACCAGGACAATCTCAAGCTCGCCAGGCCCGACGCGCTGGTCATGCATCCCGGCCCGATGAACCGGGGCGTGGAAATCGCCTCCAGTGTCGCCGACGGACCGCAGAATGTTATTCTTGACCAGGTGGAAAACGGGGTCGCGGTTCGCATGGCCCTGCTGTACCTGGTGGCCGGCGGCGAAGCTGCCGAGGAATCCTGA
- a CDS encoding dihydroorotase, whose translation MSILIKNGRLIDPANNIDDHLDLLLKDGLVAAVGKNLSVDADETIDADGKLVTPGLIDLHVHLRDPGQEYKEDIASGTAAAVAGGFTSVACMPNTQPVNDNLAVTKYILSRSEEVGRCRVFPVASITRGLKGENLTEMGELKQGGAVAFSDDGRPVENGEVMRRALEYARPFGAPIISHAEDLSLVGKGVMNDGFVATELGLKGIPWVAEDAMVARDVMLAEYTGGHMHIAHISTRGAVEIVRRAKERGVRVTCEATPHHFTLTEEAVRGYDTNAKMNPPLRTEADLEAVRRGLADGTIDAIATDHAPHHRDEKNVEFNIAMNGIVGLETALPLALALVRDGLVELNRMVALLTSGPAAVLGLEVGSLAAGRPADVTLIDPDCEWTLAADQLVSKSKNTPFGGWTLQGAAITTVVGGKIAWQRAGQQ comes from the coding sequence ATGAGTATCCTGATAAAAAATGGTCGACTGATTGATCCGGCCAACAACATTGATGATCACCTCGACCTGCTGCTCAAAGACGGACTGGTGGCCGCTGTCGGCAAAAACCTTTCCGTTGACGCTGATGAAACCATCGACGCCGACGGGAAACTGGTGACCCCCGGTCTGATCGACCTGCATGTCCACCTGCGCGACCCGGGCCAGGAATACAAGGAAGATATTGCCAGCGGCACCGCGGCGGCGGTTGCCGGCGGCTTCACCTCGGTGGCCTGCATGCCCAATACCCAGCCGGTCAACGACAACCTCGCGGTGACGAAATATATTCTCAGCCGCAGCGAAGAGGTCGGCCGCTGCCGTGTTTTCCCGGTGGCTTCCATCACCCGTGGGCTCAAGGGTGAAAACCTGACCGAGATGGGAGAGCTGAAACAGGGTGGGGCGGTTGCCTTTTCCGACGACGGTCGACCGGTTGAAAACGGCGAGGTCATGCGGCGGGCTCTGGAATATGCCCGGCCCTTCGGCGCACCGATCATCTCACACGCCGAAGACCTGTCGCTGGTCGGCAAGGGGGTAATGAACGACGGTTTCGTTGCCACCGAGCTGGGGCTCAAGGGGATTCCCTGGGTTGCTGAAGACGCTATGGTGGCACGGGACGTGATGCTGGCCGAATATACCGGCGGGCACATGCATATCGCCCATATCTCGACCCGCGGCGCCGTCGAGATCGTCCGCCGGGCGAAGGAGCGTGGAGTGCGGGTGACCTGCGAAGCGACTCCGCACCATTTCACCCTGACCGAAGAAGCGGTGCGCGGCTACGACACCAACGCCAAGATGAACCCGCCGCTACGCACCGAAGCTGACCTTGAAGCGGTCCGCCGGGGCCTGGCCGACGGCACCATTGACGCCATCGCCACCGATCACGCACCGCACCACCGCGACGAGAAGAATGTCGAATTCAATATCGCCATGAACGGCATTGTCGGCCTCGAAACCGCCTTGCCGCTGGCCCTGGCCCTGGTTCGGGACGGCCTGGTGGAGCTGAACCGGATGGTCGCCCTGTTGACTTCCGGGCCGGCCGCAGTCCTCGGTCTTGAAGTCGGCAGCCTGGCGGCCGGCCGACCGGCTGACGTGACGCTGATCGATCCCGACTGTGAATGGACCCTGGCCGCCGACCAGCTGGTTTCCAAAAGCAAAAACACGCCGTTCGGCGGCTGGACGCTGCAGGGGGCCGCGATCACGACGGTTGTCGGCGGGAAAATCGCCTGGCAGCGCGCAGGACAGCAATAA
- the carA gene encoding glutamine-hydrolyzing carbamoyl-phosphate synthase small subunit — protein MKAILALADGRVFHGRAFGAPGEVYGEVVFNTSMTGYQEILTDPSYAGEIVTMTYPQIGNYGINPEDVESSQPHLRGFVVKENCSFPSNWRSRMTLDAYLKEHNILGIEGIDTRALVRHIRDHGAQTGVISTTDLDPDSLVEKARRAPSIVGRDLVQEVSCKQPYHWTEGPWDLEEGYREVAGQPQYKVVAYDFGIKRNILRNLVAAGCDVTVVPADTPAAEVLKMNPDGIFLSNGPGDPEPVTYAQENIRQLLGKKPLFGICLGHQLLAIALGGRTYKLKFGHRGGNQPVRRGDGPNVEITAQNHGFAVDAESLSDETVVSHVNLNDNTVEGLRHTRVPAFSVQYHPEASPGPHDAHYLFDEFIQLMKDNKTP, from the coding sequence ATGAAAGCAATTCTGGCCCTGGCCGACGGCCGGGTCTTCCACGGCAGGGCCTTCGGGGCCCCGGGTGAAGTTTACGGCGAAGTGGTGTTCAATACCAGTATGACCGGTTACCAGGAGATTCTCACCGATCCCTCCTATGCCGGCGAGATCGTCACCATGACCTACCCGCAGATCGGCAACTACGGCATCAATCCGGAGGATGTGGAATCCTCGCAGCCGCATCTGCGCGGTTTCGTGGTCAAGGAAAACTGCTCCTTCCCGTCCAACTGGCGTTCCCGGATGACCCTTGACGCCTACCTGAAGGAGCACAATATCCTCGGCATCGAGGGTATCGATACCCGCGCGCTGGTACGGCATATCCGTGATCATGGCGCCCAGACCGGCGTCATATCGACCACTGATCTCGATCCCGACAGCCTGGTGGAGAAGGCACGCCGGGCGCCGTCTATCGTCGGTCGTGACCTGGTGCAGGAGGTCAGCTGCAAACAGCCTTACCACTGGACCGAAGGCCCCTGGGATCTTGAAGAGGGGTACCGGGAGGTTGCCGGACAGCCACAATACAAGGTTGTTGCCTACGACTTCGGTATCAAGCGCAACATCCTCCGCAACCTGGTGGCCGCCGGTTGTGATGTTACCGTCGTACCGGCCGACACTCCGGCCGCGGAGGTGCTGAAGATGAACCCCGACGGCATTTTTCTCAGCAATGGCCCCGGTGACCCGGAGCCGGTCACCTACGCTCAGGAAAATATCCGTCAACTGCTCGGCAAAAAACCGCTGTTCGGCATCTGTCTCGGCCATCAGCTGCTGGCCATCGCCCTGGGAGGCAGGACCTACAAGCTGAAATTCGGCCATCGCGGCGGCAATCAGCCTGTCCGCCGCGGAGATGGCCCCAATGTCGAGATCACCGCCCAGAATCACGGTTTCGCCGTCGACGCCGAAAGTCTGAGCGATGAAACCGTGGTGTCCCATGTCAATCTCAACGACAATACCGTCGAGGGCCTGCGGCACACCCGCGTGCCGGCCTTTTCGGTTCAGTACCACCCGGAGGCCTCGCCGGGTCCCCACGACGCCCACTACCTGTTCGACGAATTTATCCAATTGATGAAAGACAATAAAACGCCGTAA